In one Nostoc sp. KVJ3 genomic region, the following are encoded:
- the priA gene encoding primosomal protein N', which translates to MYINDINLSPLVVAQASESYHSDATLNRWVEVLVDCPGSTGLFTYRLPAQLEIKPGDILSVPFGAQQLGAIAIRLLAQPNIDLAPEKIREVEDIVSVGFFPSAYWELLNRVAAYYYTPLIQVIRVALPPGLLGRSQRRIRLVRGGKPAGSSYLLASPNPSAFLTPTARQVWELLQRQPAGNYSFAYLQQKVKSAYRGIRELLRFGLVESYLEPPRLTKPKLQKAVTLTGTIDSDLTTRQREILEVLRRHNGELWQNELLQICNASSSILKTLTQKGYIVIEEREVLRTEQGPALAGDGAKSLTTAQASALETIQTLDGFAQVLLHGVTGSGKTEVYLQAIAPLLNQGKSALVLVPEIGLTPQLTDRFRARFGNKVSVYHSALSDGERYDTWRQMLTGEPQVVIGTRSAVFAPLPNLGLIILDEEHDSSFKQDSPIPTYHARTVAQWRAELENCPLLLGSATPSLESWVSVGMQGAGGRGQGAGEEFITPNSSHYLSLPERINSRPLPPVEIVDMRQELQQGNRSIFSRSLQEALQQLQQRKQQGILFIHRRGHSTFVSCRSCGYVLECPHCDVSLAYHHTEEKAPELLRCHYCNYARSHPKFCPDCSSPYLKFFGSGTQRVTQELARQFPELRLIRFDSDTTRNKGSHRTLLTQFANGEADLLVGTQMLTKGLDLPQVTLVGVVAADGLLNLSDYRASERAFQTLTQVAGRAGRGEDPGRVIVQTYTTEHQVIAAVRSHDYHSFSQAELEQRQALNYPPYGRLILLRLSSLDPIQVQNTAQIIATTLSTEEEFEILGPAPASILRVANRYRWQILIKFAPDALPQLPDWEEVRSLCPPSVSLTIDVDPLNIM; encoded by the coding sequence ATGTATATTAATGACATAAATTTATCTCCTTTAGTGGTGGCCCAAGCTAGTGAATCATACCATTCAGATGCAACTCTTAATAGGTGGGTTGAAGTTCTGGTAGACTGTCCAGGAAGTACAGGATTATTTACTTATCGATTGCCAGCCCAGTTAGAAATAAAACCAGGGGATATTTTGAGCGTGCCATTTGGGGCACAACAATTAGGAGCGATCGCAATTCGGTTACTGGCACAACCAAATATCGATTTAGCACCAGAAAAAATCCGAGAAGTAGAAGATATAGTCAGCGTTGGGTTTTTCCCCAGTGCTTATTGGGAATTACTCAATCGAGTTGCTGCATATTACTATACGCCTCTAATTCAAGTAATCCGGGTTGCTCTCCCACCAGGGTTGTTGGGGCGATCGCAGCGTCGTATTCGCCTGGTTAGAGGAGGGAAACCAGCAGGGAGTAGTTATTTACTGGCATCTCCTAATCCTTCAGCTTTTTTGACTCCAACCGCGCGGCAAGTTTGGGAACTTTTGCAAAGGCAACCTGCGGGGAATTATAGTTTCGCCTACCTCCAACAAAAAGTCAAATCTGCTTATCGGGGAATTAGGGAGTTGCTACGATTTGGTTTAGTAGAAAGCTACTTAGAACCGCCGCGACTAACTAAACCAAAGCTGCAAAAAGCAGTCACGCTCACAGGTACAATCGATAGCGACTTAACTACCCGCCAAAGAGAGATTTTAGAAGTGCTGCGACGGCACAATGGGGAGTTGTGGCAAAATGAATTACTGCAAATTTGCAATGCTAGTTCTTCTATCCTCAAAACCTTGACACAAAAGGGTTACATCGTCATTGAAGAACGGGAAGTATTGCGAACCGAACAAGGCCCAGCATTAGCAGGTGATGGGGCTAAATCTTTAACTACTGCCCAAGCCAGCGCCTTAGAAACAATCCAGACACTAGATGGATTTGCTCAAGTTTTATTGCATGGGGTGACAGGCTCAGGAAAAACCGAAGTATATTTGCAAGCGATCGCACCTCTCTTGAATCAAGGTAAATCCGCCCTTGTCTTAGTCCCCGAAATTGGCCTTACACCCCAGCTAACCGATCGTTTTCGCGCTCGTTTTGGCAATAAAGTCAGCGTTTATCACAGCGCCCTCTCCGACGGTGAACGTTACGACACTTGGCGACAAATGCTTACAGGAGAACCACAAGTTGTCATTGGGACTCGCAGCGCCGTTTTCGCCCCTTTACCCAACTTAGGTTTAATTATTTTAGACGAAGAACACGACAGCAGCTTTAAGCAAGACTCACCCATACCCACCTACCACGCCCGCACCGTCGCCCAGTGGCGAGCCGAATTAGAAAATTGCCCTTTATTGTTAGGTTCTGCCACCCCTTCCTTAGAGAGTTGGGTAAGCGTCGGAATGCAGGGGGCAGGGGGCAGGGGGCAGGGGGCAGGGGAAGAATTCATAACTCCTAACTCTTCACATTACTTAAGTTTGCCCGAACGCATCAATTCCCGCCCTTTACCGCCCGTGGAAATAGTCGATATGCGGCAAGAGTTGCAGCAGGGAAATCGATCTATATTTAGTAGATCGCTGCAAGAAGCTTTGCAACAGTTGCAACAGAGAAAACAACAGGGAATTTTATTTATCCATCGTCGGGGACACAGTACTTTTGTCTCATGTCGCAGTTGTGGATATGTGTTGGAATGTCCGCACTGTGATGTTTCGTTAGCGTACCACCACACCGAAGAAAAAGCGCCGGAATTATTGCGCTGTCATTATTGTAATTATGCGCGATCGCACCCTAAATTCTGCCCCGATTGTAGTTCACCTTACCTAAAATTTTTCGGTAGTGGCACTCAGCGAGTTACGCAAGAATTAGCGCGACAATTTCCAGAGTTACGCTTGATTCGTTTTGATAGCGATACCACCCGTAATAAAGGCTCACACCGGACTCTACTCACCCAGTTTGCCAACGGTGAAGCAGATTTATTAGTAGGTACGCAAATGCTTACCAAAGGTTTGGATTTACCACAGGTAACACTTGTGGGCGTTGTCGCCGCCGATGGATTGCTAAATTTATCAGATTATCGCGCCAGTGAACGGGCATTTCAAACCTTGACTCAAGTCGCTGGGCGTGCCGGGAGAGGCGAAGATCCGGGTAGAGTAATTGTACAAACTTATACTACAGAGCATCAGGTAATTGCGGCGGTGCGATCGCACGATTATCACTCTTTCTCCCAAGCTGAACTAGAACAACGCCAAGCCCTCAATTATCCCCCTTATGGGCGGTTAATTTTGTTGCGCTTAAGTAGTCTCGATCCCATTCAAGTGCAAAATACCGCCCAAATCATTGCCACAACCTTGAGTACAGAAGAAGAATTCGAGATATTAGGGCCAGCACCAGCGAGTATTTTACGGGTAGCTAATCGTTATCGTTGGCAAATACTGATTAAATTTGCCCCCGATGCCTTGCCACAATTGCCAGATTGGGAAGAAGTGCGATCGCTTTGTCCGCCCTCTGTTAGCTTAACTATTGATGTAGACCCATTAAATATTATGTGA
- a CDS encoding ion channel — MKFRLKRLSHKKRQRLIPPIQIQVQDGKFEIIGMGAWHSYWRDPYHLLLTIPWTGFLFLICTFYISINALFALAYLMGGDCIANARPGSFLDVFFFSVQTLASIGYGAMYPKTTYANIIVTIEAMIGLVGIAVMTGLAFARFSRPTARVLFSRVAVITPHDAIPTLIFRTANQRRNMILEAQMRVYLMRDEITLEGQFMRRFYDLKLLRNQTPSFTLSWSVMHVIDEFSPLYGMTPESLVQTNTMLIVSLSGIDETVTQVVHARHSYAANEILWNNQFVDIFYHTPDGHRYIDYNRFHDVLPLDEIL; from the coding sequence ATGAAATTTCGACTAAAGAGACTTTCACACAAGAAACGACAGCGTCTGATCCCACCTATTCAAATTCAAGTTCAAGATGGAAAATTTGAGATTATAGGTATGGGTGCATGGCATTCCTATTGGCGCGATCCCTACCATTTGCTGCTAACAATTCCCTGGACTGGCTTTCTGTTCCTGATTTGTACTTTCTATATAAGTATTAATGCTCTATTTGCCCTAGCTTACTTGATGGGAGGAGATTGTATTGCCAACGCCCGACCCGGCTCTTTTTTAGATGTCTTTTTCTTTAGCGTGCAAACCCTAGCATCCATCGGCTATGGGGCAATGTATCCTAAAACAACTTACGCCAACATTATTGTCACCATTGAAGCAATGATCGGTTTAGTGGGAATTGCTGTGATGACAGGACTAGCATTTGCTCGATTTTCCCGGCCCACAGCCAGGGTACTTTTTAGCCGTGTTGCTGTAATTACACCTCATGATGCAATTCCAACTCTTATATTTCGCACCGCTAATCAGCGTCGCAATATGATTCTAGAGGCGCAAATGCGAGTCTACTTAATGCGCGACGAAATTACCCTAGAAGGGCAGTTCATGCGTCGGTTCTACGATCTCAAACTGCTGAGGAATCAAACACCTAGCTTTACCTTAAGCTGGTCAGTGATGCATGTCATTGATGAGTTTAGTCCTCTATATGGGATGACACCAGAATCGTTAGTCCAGACAAATACTATGCTAATTGTCTCTTTGAGTGGCATTGATGAAACGGTTACACAGGTCGTCCATGCCCGTCATAGTTATGCTGCTAATGAAATTTTGTGGAACAATCAATTTGTCGATATCTTTTATCACACACCTGATGGACATCGCTACATTGATTACAACCGCTTCCACGATGTTTTACCTTTAGATGAAATACTTTGA
- a CDS encoding YsnF/AvaK domain-containing protein, producing MATNIGQANWNSGTNTSLADLRKKVNNFAVFDRQGQLVGVVHDLIVDANRRLNLVISNQVNQQQLADKHPSLFRLQSQRIKKIDKPTKSVFIDLNKSEIEYMPEYLETETPGDDYDGLRLSNSTEQLTNNQTTNGAVDPVDSEKVSEEQIIRLLEERLVVESSRRKVGEVIVRKVIETRMVQVPVRRERLIVEQISPEHKQLAEIDLGQGEITGVDLTEVERLEITHFDRGLMVSGEFSSPKTASLLLNAIALERNHGCNQVRVTIAVEDESHQKKYQEWFDRCSQGQSPKPEK from the coding sequence ATGGCAACAAACATTGGACAGGCAAACTGGAATTCTGGCACTAACACCTCATTAGCAGATTTAAGAAAGAAGGTAAATAATTTTGCTGTATTCGATCGGCAAGGTCAGCTAGTAGGAGTAGTTCATGATTTAATTGTGGATGCTAATCGGCGGTTAAACCTAGTTATATCGAACCAAGTGAATCAACAGCAGTTAGCTGATAAACATCCTTCTCTATTTCGATTGCAGAGCCAGAGAATAAAAAAAATCGACAAGCCGACTAAATCTGTTTTCATCGACTTAAACAAATCAGAAATCGAGTATATGCCTGAATATTTAGAAACAGAAACACCAGGCGATGACTACGACGGGCTACGCCTAAGCAACTCAACTGAGCAATTAACCAATAATCAAACTACAAATGGTGCAGTTGATCCAGTAGATTCGGAAAAGGTTAGTGAAGAACAGATTATTCGTCTCCTAGAAGAACGACTAGTTGTCGAAAGCAGTAGACGAAAAGTTGGTGAGGTGATTGTTCGCAAAGTAATCGAAACCCGAATGGTACAAGTTCCTGTCCGGCGAGAAAGGCTGATTGTGGAGCAAATTAGCCCAGAACACAAACAACTTGCAGAAATTGATTTAGGACAAGGGGAAATTACTGGCGTTGACTTGACTGAAGTAGAAAGACTTGAAATTACGCATTTTGACAGGGGTTTAATGGTAAGTGGTGAATTTAGCTCGCCTAAAACTGCTAGTTTATTGTTGAATGCGATCGCACTAGAACGAAATCATGGCTGCAACCAGGTGCGTGTTACCATTGCCGTTGAAGATGAATCACATCAAAAAAAATACCAAGAGTGGTTTGACCGGTGTTCTCAAGGTCAATCACCAAAGCCTGAAAAATAA